From the Prochlorococcus marinus str. AS9601 genome, the window TATATTTCCGAAATTAAATTGGGAGGCAAAAGTAAATATAAAAATGAAATTATTGAAAAGCCAATAATTAATGAGACTGGAGATAATTGCACTGAAGAAAAAATCAAATTAATTTGTCAATTAATTTTGAGATTACAATTTTTATGGATAATAATTTTTGCCTTAATTTTTTTTATAATATCGATTTAAATTTAATAATAAATTAGTTTAAAAATTATTAGAATAAACCTAAAATCAATGCAAGAAAACGGCTCTCCTATGGAAAATCAAAATGATGGCTTAACTAATACTTCATCAAGTGATAATGAATACTCAAAATGGGTAGACAATCAGGGGGATGAAGTAAAGAATGTTTTTGGATTCAATAGCAGCGCCG encodes:
- a CDS encoding chlorophyll a/b-binding protein, producing MQENGSPMENQNDGLTNTSSSDNEYSKWVDNQGDEVKNVFGFNSSAELVNGRAAMVGFLMLILTELVFSGRPVTSSIFGIN